The following are from one region of the Magallana gigas chromosome 6, xbMagGiga1.1, whole genome shotgun sequence genome:
- the LOC136276398 gene encoding transmembrane protein 79-like, translating into MSDKEKDKRTHDEKLAVIIKEIIASAIISSTVFILSYLYLPINTSGLKELPDRLTLTISCLFVSSFAIHLGIFGVFRFRAFTNAIDPVYGKSENLVFLPNQILRNTTEQFFLHMMAMLTLTLFLQGSSMKAIPILCGIFLIARIVFQVGYTASPMKRAYGFANEKYI; encoded by the exons ATGTCGGACAAAGAAAAGGACAAGAGAACGCACGATGAGAAATTGGCGGTAATTATTAAAGAAATCATTGCTTCCGCAATCATCAGTAGCACTGTGTTTATTCTCAGCTACCTCTACCTTCCCATCAACACTTCCGGTCTGAAGGAACTTCCGGACAGACTGACTCTTACCATCAGCTGCCTCTTCGTGTCTTCGTTTGCTATTCACCTAGGGATTTTTGGAGTCTTCCGTTTCAGAGCTTTCACTAACGCCATAGATCCGGTTTACGGAAAATCAGAAAACCTGGTTTTTCTTCCGAACCAGATATTAAGAAACACAACTGAGCAGTTCTTTTTGCACATGATGGCCATGCTGACTCTGACTCTGTTCTTACAGGGCAGCTCTATGAAGGCTATTCCAATTCTGTGTGGCATTTTTTTGATCGCTAGGATTGTGTTTCAGGTTGGATATACGGCTTCTCCTATGAAAAGAGCGTATGGATTTGCGA ATGAAAAATACATCTGA